In the Vibrio gigantis genome, one interval contains:
- a CDS encoding DUF3466 family protein gives MTCTKFKLTTVAALVFAATNTNAALYKVVEVTPSITGASEIFGVAIQPGKAVNVNAELPALPDDELPLGCFDSNATNCADDTFKLAGETRNTVEGVSYREEVPFAMDASFGYIQEYDDFENYCYRELKYSTCESWASSRWSTWSKERNDLSYLNAQAFIEDGAEFDVTNTVINSLDENAKPLGIKSNGNDLRNTAITTTTPPSDNGSETRAWGSLTEGNTTYNFGSISTNQTNDDGAVFSSKAAIWDGTTTKELDWIRGGAAQEGQYLAQGSMRALTIKDSLIYGVGYNTANGSGDLQDMNASIFISDSLDLSRATWVTKQVSGAEVNSGSSNDDARYSNSVVTDINKNLLAIGYAKRNGYVPESGSAANKVFVVEKIGENGQTPTANFNLQSSIFFTGAGGEAKSVNNFNEFVGQVDAETTREVDGSERRHRGFIYPYQATGTDTSRIALFENKAWWLDDLTNGANLDGQDYSDANNHFRIIDASDINDAGVISATAIKCTVGGQPQAYDTTAHNSYCGGAASNAVEEVVAVKLVPIAGATQADIQTRSMDTEKVDRQGAGLGWLTLTILGLLGFRRKFK, from the coding sequence ATGACTTGTACTAAATTTAAATTAACAACAGTTGCAGCATTAGTGTTTGCTGCAACTAATACCAACGCTGCGCTTTACAAGGTAGTTGAAGTTACCCCTTCGATTACAGGTGCGTCTGAGATTTTTGGTGTAGCTATTCAACCTGGTAAAGCTGTAAACGTTAACGCAGAATTGCCAGCACTACCTGATGATGAGCTACCTCTAGGTTGCTTTGATTCTAATGCAACTAACTGTGCGGACGATACATTTAAACTTGCTGGTGAAACTCGTAACACCGTTGAAGGCGTTAGTTATCGTGAAGAAGTTCCATTTGCGATGGATGCTTCATTTGGGTACATCCAAGAATATGATGACTTTGAGAACTATTGTTATCGAGAACTTAAGTACTCAACTTGTGAAAGTTGGGCTTCTAGTCGCTGGTCTACCTGGAGCAAAGAGAGAAACGACCTGAGTTACCTAAATGCACAAGCTTTTATTGAAGACGGAGCTGAGTTTGATGTTACTAATACAGTCATAAACTCTTTAGATGAAAATGCTAAGCCCTTAGGTATCAAATCTAACGGAAATGATCTTCGTAATACAGCGATTACAACTACAACTCCTCCTTCAGATAACGGCTCAGAGACTAGGGCATGGGGTAGTCTGACAGAAGGAAATACTACATATAATTTCGGTAGTATTTCTACCAATCAAACTAATGATGATGGTGCTGTATTTAGTTCTAAAGCAGCTATTTGGGATGGTACCACGACAAAAGAGTTGGATTGGATTAGAGGTGGTGCTGCACAAGAAGGGCAGTATTTGGCTCAGGGCAGTATGAGAGCTCTAACAATAAAAGATTCTTTGATTTATGGTGTTGGTTATAACACCGCTAATGGTAGTGGCGACTTACAGGATATGAACGCTAGTATATTCATTAGTGACTCTTTAGACCTTTCAAGAGCGACTTGGGTTACAAAACAAGTGTCTGGAGCAGAGGTTAATTCTGGCTCATCGAATGATGATGCTAGATACAGTAACTCTGTAGTGACCGATATAAACAAAAACTTGTTGGCCATAGGTTACGCGAAGCGAAATGGATATGTTCCTGAAAGTGGTTCGGCTGCAAATAAAGTATTTGTTGTAGAAAAGATTGGTGAAAACGGTCAGACACCTACAGCCAATTTTAATTTGCAAAGCTCTATTTTCTTTACTGGCGCAGGCGGTGAAGCAAAATCTGTTAATAATTTCAATGAGTTCGTAGGACAAGTTGACGCAGAAACAACTCGTGAAGTTGATGGGAGTGAGCGCCGTCATCGTGGTTTTATTTACCCGTATCAAGCGACCGGCACTGATACATCAAGAATTGCACTATTTGAGAACAAAGCGTGGTGGCTAGATGATCTAACAAACGGTGCAAACCTAGATGGACAAGATTACTCTGATGCTAACAATCATTTCCGTATTATAGATGCTTCAGACATCAACGATGCTGGTGTTATTTCCGCTACTGCTATCAAATGTACAGTAGGAGGACAGCCTCAAGCGTATGATACAACTGCACATAACTCATACTGCGGTGGCGCAGCGTCTAACGCAGTAGAAGAGGTTGTAGCAGTTAAGCTTGTGCCTATTGCAGGTGCAACCCAAGCTGATATTCAGACTCGTAGTATGGACACAGAAAAAGTTGATCGCCAAGGCGCTGGTCTCGGTTGGTTAACTTTGACTATACTTGGTCTATTAGGGTTCCGCAGAAAATTTAAATAA
- a CDS encoding glutaredoxin family protein codes for MAFQLTEQLNISHHVNVVDIAFDDELFSRYGVTIPVLKFESSDLSQSSELNWPFGLLELNDWLKKNGITYNS; via the coding sequence ATGGCATTCCAACTCACGGAACAGTTAAACATTAGCCATCACGTCAACGTTGTCGACATTGCATTTGATGATGAGCTCTTTTCCCGTTACGGGGTCACTATTCCGGTGCTCAAATTTGAAAGCTCTGACCTTTCTCAAAGCTCAGAGCTTAACTGGCCATTTGGCTTGTTAGAACTTAATGATTGGTTAAAGAAGAATGGCATTACTTACAATTCATAA
- the fabA gene encoding bifunctional 3-hydroxydecanoyl-ACP dehydratase/trans-2-decenoyl-ACP isomerase, whose amino-acid sequence MQNKRDSYTREELLASSQGELWPQGPQLPAPNMLMMDRITKMSETEGDYGKGLVLAELDITPDLWFFDCHFPGDPVMPGCLGLDAMWQLVGFYLGWVGGEGKGRALGVGEVKFTGQILPTAKKVTYEIHMKRVVNRRLVMGLADGRVLVDGKEIYVAKDLKVGLFQDTSAF is encoded by the coding sequence ATGCAAAACAAACGTGATTCTTACACTCGCGAAGAGCTTCTAGCATCAAGCCAAGGCGAACTATGGCCACAAGGCCCTCAACTACCAGCACCGAACATGTTAATGATGGATCGCATCACTAAAATGTCAGAAACTGAAGGTGATTACGGTAAAGGTTTAGTTCTTGCTGAGCTGGATATTACTCCTGACCTATGGTTTTTCGATTGCCACTTCCCAGGTGACCCTGTAATGCCTGGTTGCCTAGGCCTTGACGCAATGTGGCAACTTGTTGGCTTCTACCTTGGTTGGGTTGGCGGCGAAGGTAAAGGCCGTGCTTTAGGTGTTGGCGAAGTGAAATTCACAGGTCAAATCCTTCCTACTGCGAAAAAAGTAACTTACGAGATCCACATGAAGCGTGTTGTTAACCGCCGCCTAGTCATGGGCCTTGCAGATGGTCGCGTACTTGTTGATGGCAAAGAGATCTATGTCGCTAAAGATCTGAAAGTTGGCCTTTTCCAAGATACGTCAGCATTTTAA
- a CDS encoding ABC transporter ATP-binding protein, translated as MALLTIHNGQLAFGDHPLLDRADFALQENERVCLVGRNGAGKSTLMKILSGNIIMDDGKMQITQDVVVSRLEQDPPRNEQGTVYDYVAGGLAEIGEQLKIYHDLLDLIATDPSEKNLNRLTRVQEQLDHANAWRFEDRVSNVLAALKLTAETKLTDLSGGWQRKAALARALVCDPDVLLLDEPTNHLDVATIEWLEGFLKDFRGSIIFISHDRAFIKSMATRIVDLDRGKLSSFPGDYENYLVEKEEALRVEEMQNAEFDKKLAQEEVWIRQGIKARRTRNEGRVRALKKLREERLNRREVQGKAVIQIDDGQRSGKIVFEAENLNFGFEGKEIVKDFSFNIMRGDRIALIGPNGCGKSTVLKLLLDQLKPDSGRLHCGTKLEVAYFDQYREILDPEKSVIDNLADGKQEVTVGGRERHALSYLQDFLFSPKRARTPVKALSGGEKNRLLLARIFLKSNNLLILDEPTNDLDIETLELLEDLLANYQGTLLLVSHDRQFVDNTVMTSWIFEGNGVIEEFVGGYHDAQQQRKQALEYRQVEKPSKPEKVVEETPKTTPVKAKPKKLSYKLQRELEALPMRLEELETQIETLQEEVNDPSFFSKSVEQTQPVLDRLSAAEQELEVAFERWEELEALQQES; from the coding sequence ATGGCATTACTTACAATTCATAATGGGCAATTAGCGTTTGGCGATCACCCATTATTAGATCGTGCGGACTTCGCGCTGCAAGAAAACGAACGTGTATGTTTAGTAGGGCGCAACGGCGCTGGTAAGTCGACATTGATGAAAATCCTATCTGGGAACATCATCATGGACGACGGCAAGATGCAAATCACGCAAGATGTCGTCGTATCTCGCCTTGAGCAAGATCCACCGCGTAATGAACAAGGCACTGTTTATGACTACGTTGCTGGTGGCTTAGCTGAAATTGGTGAGCAGCTGAAGATCTACCATGATCTTCTGGATCTAATCGCAACAGACCCAAGTGAAAAGAATTTAAACCGTCTTACTCGTGTTCAGGAACAACTGGATCATGCTAATGCATGGCGCTTTGAAGATCGCGTAAGCAACGTATTGGCTGCACTTAAGCTAACGGCTGAAACAAAACTGACCGATTTATCCGGTGGTTGGCAACGTAAAGCAGCGCTTGCTCGTGCACTTGTGTGTGACCCTGACGTGCTTCTACTAGACGAACCGACTAACCACTTGGATGTTGCGACCATTGAATGGTTAGAAGGCTTTTTGAAAGACTTCCGTGGTTCAATCATCTTTATCTCGCATGACCGTGCGTTCATTAAATCGATGGCAACACGTATTGTCGATCTTGATCGCGGTAAATTGAGCTCTTTCCCGGGTGATTACGAAAACTACCTTGTGGAAAAAGAAGAAGCGCTTCGTGTTGAAGAAATGCAAAACGCCGAATTCGATAAGAAGCTCGCTCAGGAAGAAGTATGGATTCGTCAGGGCATCAAAGCTCGTCGTACTCGTAACGAAGGCCGTGTACGTGCGCTTAAGAAGCTGCGTGAAGAGCGTTTGAATCGTCGTGAAGTGCAGGGTAAAGCCGTTATCCAAATCGATGATGGTCAGCGTTCAGGCAAGATTGTATTCGAAGCTGAAAACCTTAACTTTGGTTTTGAAGGAAAAGAGATTGTTAAAGACTTTAGCTTCAACATCATGCGTGGCGATCGTATCGCTCTAATTGGCCCTAATGGCTGTGGTAAGAGTACGGTACTTAAACTGCTGCTTGATCAACTTAAGCCAGATTCAGGTCGTCTACATTGCGGTACTAAGCTTGAAGTGGCTTACTTCGACCAATACCGTGAAATCCTAGACCCTGAGAAGTCTGTAATTGATAACCTAGCGGATGGTAAGCAAGAAGTCACTGTAGGTGGTCGTGAGCGTCATGCCCTCAGCTACTTACAAGATTTCTTATTCTCTCCAAAACGTGCTCGTACTCCTGTTAAGGCACTGTCTGGTGGTGAGAAAAACCGCCTGTTATTAGCTCGTATCTTCCTTAAGTCGAACAATTTATTGATTCTCGACGAGCCAACCAACGATCTAGATATCGAAACTTTGGAACTTTTAGAAGATTTGCTTGCCAACTATCAGGGTACGCTTCTTTTAGTGAGCCACGATCGTCAGTTTGTTGATAACACAGTTATGACAAGTTGGATCTTCGAAGGTAACGGCGTTATCGAAGAATTTGTTGGTGGTTACCATGATGCTCAGCAGCAAAGAAAGCAGGCATTAGAGTACCGACAGGTTGAAAAGCCATCAAAGCCTGAGAAAGTAGTTGAGGAAACTCCCAAAACTACGCCAGTTAAGGCTAAACCTAAGAAGTTATCGTATAAGCTACAACGAGAACTAGAAGCGCTACCAATGCGTTTAGAAGAATTGGAAACTCAAATTGAAACTCTTCAGGAAGAAGTCAACGATCCAAGCTTCTTTTCAAAATCTGTAGAGCAGACACAACCAGTATTAGATAGGCTATCTGCAGCAGAGCAGGAGCTTGAAGTTGCTTTTGAGCGCTGGGAAGAGCTTGAGGCACTACAACAGGAAAGTTAA
- a CDS encoding AAA family ATPase, which translates to MTQVDWRHVTPQYDEYSAQLEQFPDISPFPFSDIQHRFKDALTRFVRLSNLSRVLLVNAPDNSIYRQMIVESLVNTLNDHTLPVIKTESLNAASLFDQVQSKDGKVIAKKPGLLARANNGYLIVSANLILANPGSWLLLKSALLGEAVEPISSNPEHLNQSPTLPLTYNIKLIVVGDRAQLGDLDYLDSDIQTGFCLFSEIEQDIKLSEETLTQYLGYLKWLQQRYQLPTITQQALTGILTAGARETEDQSYIPLCPIWHNALLNEALIEADNGEIDIHHIQQAQQHKYNRESYLPERALDDIRDGQVIIETEGEQVGQVNGLTVIDVPGHPVSYGEPARISCVIHFGDGDIADVERKAELGGNLHAKGMMIMQAFVSSALNLEDPLPYAASVVFEQSYCEVDGDSASLAELCSLVSALSEYPINQQIAVTGAVDQFGRVQAVGGLNEKIEGFYHVCKHNGLTGEQGVILPRSNLRHLALKPDLIDSIKNEEFHIWSVSNVDEAIPLIMNKPFRDDEQESVLSKIAERIENFERHEHPIGIVGRIKNWFV; encoded by the coding sequence ATGACTCAAGTAGATTGGCGACATGTGACGCCTCAGTACGACGAATATAGCGCTCAATTAGAGCAATTCCCTGACATCTCGCCTTTCCCGTTTTCAGATATCCAACATAGATTCAAAGATGCGTTAACCCGCTTTGTCCGTTTGTCTAACCTTTCGCGTGTTTTACTTGTAAACGCTCCGGACAATTCGATCTATCGTCAAATGATTGTTGAATCACTAGTCAATACTTTGAATGATCACACTCTACCGGTTATAAAAACTGAGTCTTTAAATGCTGCCTCTTTGTTTGACCAAGTTCAATCGAAAGACGGTAAAGTTATTGCGAAAAAACCAGGCCTACTGGCTAGAGCGAACAACGGCTACCTGATCGTTTCAGCGAACTTGATCTTGGCAAACCCAGGAAGCTGGTTATTGCTTAAATCTGCACTACTTGGTGAAGCCGTAGAACCTATTAGCAGCAACCCTGAGCACTTAAATCAATCGCCAACGTTACCTCTTACTTACAACATTAAATTGATTGTAGTTGGAGACAGGGCTCAATTAGGTGACCTTGATTATCTAGATAGCGATATTCAAACCGGGTTTTGCTTATTTAGCGAAATTGAACAGGATATCAAGCTCTCTGAAGAAACTTTGACTCAATATCTTGGTTACCTTAAGTGGCTTCAGCAACGCTATCAACTGCCAACCATCACGCAACAAGCCTTGACGGGAATTCTTACTGCTGGAGCTAGAGAGACCGAAGACCAAAGCTATATTCCATTATGCCCTATTTGGCACAATGCGTTATTGAACGAAGCTCTGATTGAAGCCGACAATGGTGAGATTGATATTCACCATATCCAACAAGCTCAACAGCATAAATACAACCGTGAGTCGTATCTACCAGAACGCGCTCTTGACGATATTCGAGATGGTCAAGTCATAATCGAAACTGAGGGTGAACAAGTTGGTCAAGTTAATGGCCTGACTGTGATCGACGTCCCAGGGCACCCTGTCTCTTATGGTGAACCAGCAAGGATTTCCTGCGTTATTCACTTTGGCGATGGGGATATTGCCGATGTCGAGCGCAAAGCCGAGCTAGGTGGTAATCTTCATGCTAAAGGTATGATGATCATGCAAGCATTTGTGAGCAGCGCGCTAAACCTTGAGGATCCTTTGCCATACGCAGCTTCCGTGGTATTTGAGCAGTCGTATTGCGAAGTAGACGGCGATAGTGCTTCTCTTGCAGAGCTTTGCTCTTTGGTGAGTGCTTTGTCTGAATACCCAATTAATCAACAAATTGCAGTTACTGGTGCAGTAGACCAATTTGGTCGTGTACAAGCGGTTGGCGGACTAAACGAGAAAATCGAAGGCTTCTACCACGTATGTAAGCACAACGGCCTAACTGGCGAACAAGGTGTGATCCTTCCTAGATCGAATTTGAGACACCTCGCACTGAAACCTGACCTTATCGATAGCATTAAGAATGAAGAATTCCATATTTGGTCTGTGTCTAATGTAGACGAAGCAATTCCTCTCATTATGAACAAGCCATTTAGAGACGATGAACAAGAAAGCGTTCTGAGCAAAATTGCAGAACGTATTGAAAATTTTGAAAGACATGAGCACCCTATTGGAATCGTTGGACGCATTAAAAACTGGTTCGTCTAG
- the rmf gene encoding ribosome modulation factor: MKRQKRDRLERAQSQGYKAGLNGRSQEACPYSQMDSRSYWLGGWRDAKDDKQSGLYK; encoded by the coding sequence ATGAAGAGACAAAAGCGTGATCGACTAGAACGAGCACAATCTCAAGGTTACAAGGCTGGTTTAAACGGTAGGTCGCAAGAAGCTTGCCCATATAGCCAAATGGATTCTCGGTCTTATTGGTTAGGTGGTTGGCGAGATGCCAAAGATGATAAGCAATCAGGTCTCTATAAGTAG
- the rlmKL gene encoding bifunctional 23S rRNA (guanine(2069)-N(7))-methyltransferase RlmK/23S rRNA (guanine(2445)-N(2))-methyltransferase RlmL, with protein sequence MNQYLAVTSNGLENLLVEELTQLGITNAKPVQAGVKFKATNEQIYRCCLWSRLASRFVRVLSEFTCTDDMDLYLSTTAVNWVNQFHSSKRFVVDFNGTNNEIRNSQYGAMKVKDAVVDCFEKKSLPRPSISKENPDVRIHVRLHRDKAILGVDMVGSGLHQRGYRPESGRAPLRETLAAAILLRSGWDATKPFLDPMCGSGTLVIEAAMMAANLAPGVKRQKWCFESLEDFEPELWAEVKAEANVQGRRGVKKVECKFYGYDNDERMIKTARDNARRAGVEDLIEFEVGDAAKLKRPTEFTDGVIVSNPPYGERLGTEPGLIALYTAFGAQLKAEFGGCNASIFSSSDELLSCLRMRADKQFKLNNGALPCHQKNYSISDRPMSERPTGDQEQLIAPDFANRLKKNIGKIGKWAKKEQLDCYRIYDADLPEYNVAIDVYPGHLVIQEYAAPKDVPEEKAKRRLTDIIRASIQVTGVEANNVVLKVRQKQKGRSQYQKLAQDSSNLEVNEYGVKLIVNLHDYLDTGLFLDHKITRRRIGEMAAGKDFLNLFAYTGSASVHAAVGGARSTTTVDMSNTYLEWAKENMELNGRVGRQHQFVQADCLQWLAKEQGSYDLIFIDPPTFSNSKRMDQSFDVQRDHIQLMENLKRLLREEGTIVFSNNKRHFKMDLEALDELGLKAQNISAKTLPLDFSRNKHIHNCWLITHR encoded by the coding sequence ATGAATCAATATCTAGCGGTTACCTCAAACGGCCTTGAGAATTTATTAGTTGAAGAACTAACCCAACTAGGGATTACAAACGCAAAACCTGTTCAAGCAGGTGTTAAATTCAAAGCGACCAATGAGCAAATTTATCGTTGTTGTTTGTGGAGCCGTTTGGCTTCTCGATTTGTACGTGTCCTTTCTGAATTCACTTGTACGGACGACATGGATTTGTACCTATCAACCACTGCGGTTAACTGGGTAAATCAATTCCATAGCTCTAAGCGTTTCGTTGTTGACTTCAATGGTACGAACAACGAAATCCGTAATAGCCAATACGGTGCGATGAAAGTAAAAGATGCCGTTGTTGATTGCTTCGAGAAGAAGTCTTTGCCTCGTCCTTCTATCAGCAAAGAGAACCCAGATGTTCGTATTCACGTTCGTCTACACCGTGATAAAGCGATTCTTGGTGTTGATATGGTGGGCAGCGGTCTTCACCAACGTGGTTACCGTCCAGAATCAGGTCGTGCTCCGTTGCGTGAAACACTAGCTGCTGCAATCCTTCTTCGTAGTGGTTGGGATGCAACGAAACCTTTCTTAGACCCTATGTGTGGTTCAGGTACGTTAGTGATTGAAGCTGCAATGATGGCTGCAAACCTAGCACCAGGTGTTAAACGTCAGAAATGGTGTTTTGAATCATTAGAAGATTTCGAACCTGAACTTTGGGCTGAAGTTAAAGCTGAAGCGAACGTTCAAGGCCGTCGTGGCGTTAAGAAAGTAGAGTGTAAGTTCTATGGTTACGACAATGACGAACGTATGATCAAAACAGCGCGCGACAATGCTCGTCGTGCTGGCGTAGAAGATCTGATTGAATTTGAAGTCGGTGATGCAGCAAAGCTTAAACGTCCTACGGAATTTACTGATGGTGTGATTGTTTCTAACCCGCCTTATGGTGAGCGTCTAGGCACAGAGCCTGGTCTTATTGCACTTTACACCGCATTCGGTGCACAGCTTAAAGCTGAATTTGGTGGTTGCAACGCATCTATCTTCTCTAGCTCAGATGAGCTACTCAGCTGCTTACGCATGCGTGCCGACAAACAGTTCAAATTGAACAATGGTGCGTTACCGTGTCACCAAAAGAACTACTCAATTTCAGACCGTCCGATGTCAGAGCGTCCAACTGGCGACCAAGAGCAGTTGATTGCACCTGATTTCGCAAACCGTCTTAAAAAGAACATCGGTAAAATCGGTAAGTGGGCTAAGAAAGAGCAATTAGATTGTTACCGTATCTACGATGCTGACTTACCAGAATACAATGTAGCGATCGATGTATACCCAGGGCACCTTGTGATTCAAGAATACGCAGCGCCTAAAGATGTTCCGGAAGAGAAAGCAAAACGTCGCTTAACCGATATCATCCGCGCCTCTATTCAAGTGACAGGTGTTGAAGCAAACAACGTTGTGCTGAAAGTTCGTCAGAAACAGAAAGGTCGTTCTCAATACCAGAAATTGGCTCAAGACTCATCGAACCTAGAAGTGAACGAATACGGCGTTAAGCTGATTGTTAACCTTCACGATTACTTAGATACAGGCTTGTTCCTCGATCATAAGATCACTCGTCGTCGTATCGGGGAGATGGCCGCAGGTAAAGATTTCCTTAACTTGTTTGCTTACACAGGCAGTGCATCTGTGCATGCTGCTGTGGGCGGTGCACGCTCTACAACAACAGTAGACATGTCTAATACCTACCTAGAGTGGGCAAAAGAGAACATGGAGCTTAACGGTCGTGTTGGTCGTCAACATCAGTTTGTTCAAGCTGACTGTCTGCAATGGTTAGCTAAAGAGCAGGGTTCTTACGATCTAATCTTCATTGATCCACCAACGTTCTCAAACTCAAAGCGTATGGATCAATCTTTCGATGTTCAACGTGATCACATTCAGTTGATGGAAAACCTTAAGCGTCTTCTTCGTGAAGAAGGCACGATTGTGTTCTCTAACAACAAGCGCCACTTCAAAATGGATTTGGAAGCTCTCGATGAGTTAGGTCTTAAGGCTCAGAACATCTCCGCTAAGACACTTCCATTGGACTTCTCTCGCAACAAGCACATTCATAACTGCTGGTTGATTACACATAGGTAG